In Aminiphilus circumscriptus DSM 16581, the sequence ACCTCATGGCGGATTGGGATGCCCCGGCGCATTGCTTCACCCATGCGGGAAACGCCGTGTGCTGTGCCGCTGCCTACGCTTCGGTGCAGGTCATCGAGGAAGAAGGGCTCATCGCCCGCTCCGAAGAGATGGGGAACTACCTGATGGAACGTTTCCGGGCGCTGCAGGATTCTTATCCGCTGATTGGCGACGTGCGGGGGAAAGGGCTTTCCATCGGCGTGGACCTGGTGAAAGACGGCAAGACCCGGGAGCGTCACGGAGAGGCCGCGGCGAAGATCTGCTACCAGGCATGGCAGAAGGGGCTGCTTCTCTCCTTCTTCAGCGGCTCGGTGCTTCGGATTCAGCCACCCCTGGTCATTACCCGGGAGGAAGCGGACCGGGCCCTCGAAATCATCGAAGAGGCCATGCGGGATTTTCTTGCGGGGCGCATTTCCGACGAGGTACTCAAGACCGTGAAAGGGTGGTAGGAATCCCTGTGTGCCCCGGCGGTGCTACCGGGACACACAGGCTACGAAATGCCCTCCGTCGAGATCTTTTAACGAAGGAGAACTCTCTTTGCAGTGTGCTGATGCCTCGGGACAACGGCTGAAGAAGGCACATCCGGGCGGAGGGTCGATGGGGCTGGGAACGTCTCCTTCAAGGAGCCTCGTGGCCATCGGAGTTGGGTAAGGTCATGTTTCTCCGGTGAAAACCATGGCGGACTGCAATGAAATGCACAGGTCGGAGGTTTTGTGGATGCAGGATGTTTCTCATGGAGAAAAGGGAGGCGACGTGTCATGCCGTTTCGAAAAAATTGTGACGGTTCCCTCCTGAGGAAGGGACAAGCTTCTTCTCGGGCGCTTTGGCTCCGCAAGGGGCGAATCGTCTCTCCTGGAACGGATTTGAGTGAGAGCGAATCCCTTCTGGCCTGGGGGGAACGGATCGTCGCTGTGGGAAAGGATGACGAGGTGGCAAGGCACCCTCTCGCCAACATGGCGGAACAAGTGGACGCGGCGGGGCGACGGGTAATTCCCGGCATCGTTGATGCTCATGTGCATTTTGCCGCCGCCGTGGAGGGGCGGACCGCCGTGGATCTCAGCTCCTGTGCGACACTCGGGGAGGTTGTGGAGCGCTTGTCCCGCAGGGCGGAAACGCTTTCCCCTTCAGCGTGGGTGAGGGGCATGCACTTCGATCACAACCGTTTCGTCGAGAAACGATTGCCCGAGCGACGCGAACTCGACAGGATTTCCAATCCCGTCCTGCTCACCAGGCTCTGTTACCATGCTCATTGCGCCAACACGCCCGCACTGCGTGCCGCGGGGGTGCTGGATGCACCGGACTTGCCCGAGGGGTTTCAGCGCGATGCGGAGGGGGCGCTCACGGGGGTGGTCCTCGAGAGTGGGGCGGACCGCCTGTACCGGGCCTATCGGGCCGCAGGAGGCGACGAGGAAGCGTTGCTCGAAGGAATGGCTCGAATGATGGAGGAATGGGCATCCTTCGGCATCACCTCCTTCAATACCACCTCGGCGGAGCATATCGGCATCGTGGAGTCCCTGGGAGCGTACCAGGAGCTGCAGCGTCGGGGAAGACAGCTCCAGCGCGTGGTGGTCCACACGAACAGCCTTCCGCCTTTCGGCATGCAATCGGGCTTCGGCTCTTCCCTGCTTCGTTTCGGAGGGCTCAAACTCTTTGCAGACGGTGGCTTCTGCGCTCGCACGGGAGCCATGAGCTTCGTCTATCCCGGAGAGGAGACGAGTGGATATCGGGGCCTGCTCGCCTACGGCGACGAGGAGCTCTACGCCCTTTTCCGCGACGCCCAGCAGCGGGGGGTGCAGATCGCGGTGCACTGCATCGGTGATCGGGCCCTCGACCAGATCCTGGACGCTTTCGAGCGTGCCCAACGCACGTTCCCCAGGCCGGAACTGCGGCATCGCGTCATCCACTGCTACGTGGTGCGGCCGGACCAGCGGAAACGCATGCGCGCCCTCGGGCTTGCGGCGGACGTGCAGCCACGCTTTCTCGCCGACGAAATCGACATCGCCGAGGCGAATCTTCCCGGGCCGGTGCGTCCCTTCTCCTACGCCTGGAGATCGCTTCTCGACGAAGGCCTGCTCGTCGCGGGCAGCTCCGACTGTCCCGCCGCCCATCCCAATCCGTGGCTCGGCGTGGAAGCGGCGGTGAACCGGGTGCGTGCCCTGGAGCGGACGCCCGCAGGAGGGTGGGGGCCGGAGCAGAAACTGACCCTCGACGAGGCGCTCGCCCTGTTCACGAAAAACGCCGCCGAAGCGGTGGGCCTCGATGAGGCGGGGCGGCTCGAACCGGGTATGCTGGCGGATTTTCTTCTTCTTGAGGATGACCCCTGGGAGATGGAGTCGGAGAAACTGGGGAATGTGCGTGTCTGGCGCACCTATCGCGGCGGAGAGCTGCTCTTTGATCGCACGCGTTGACGAGAGGCAAGGGGGACCTTCCCGTGCGATCAGGGCTCCTTGGACAGCGAGGAGGCTTTCTTCTCCCGGGAAAAGAAGCGTTTCAGGGCATCCAGTGAATTGTCCGATCCCTCGAGAGTGAGCAGGGCCACGGCGCCGGCGATGGCGGCGGCGCCCAGAATGGTCTGGAGAGAGGCGTGTTCTCCCAGGAGAATACCACTCCAGAAAATGGCGAAAGCCAGCTCTGCCGTGGAGAGGATGGACGCCACCGTTCCGGGAATGACCTTCAGCGCCGCCAGAAGAATGCCGTAAGCCAAGAGCGTGGGAATGGCCACCACGTAGGCCAGAAGGAGCCATCCCTTGAGGGGGAGTCCCCGCAGACAGGCGAGGGACCCCGTTGGGACGGCGATGCACCACATGAGCACTGCACCCCAGAAGAACGTGGCGAAGTAGTTGGCGAAGGGGTCGGTTCTTCCCAGGCCGTATTTTCCGTTCAGGATGAACGCCGCGTAGGAAAACCCCGAGAGAAGCATGCAAAGAATGCCAACAAGATCAAGATGTCCCGGTTCGACTCCTCCGACGGCGAACCACACGCCCCCTAGGCCCAGGGCCAGAGCGACGAGACGGATCCGCGTGAGGGACTCCTTTCCCCAGAGGGCTGCCATGGCGATGACCCAAAGGGGAGAGGTGTAGAAGAGAACGGTGGCAAAGCCGATAGGGATGCGCACCATGCCGATGTTGCTGAGAAGATAGACGCCGACGACTCCGAAAAGACCGCTGGCAATGCGGTATGGGAGTTGCCGGAACAGTTCTCGAAAAGAATCTCGATGCCGTACCAGGGCGAAGATGGCGACGCACAGGGCGGCGCCGGTACCCCGCACGAGTCCCACGGTGATCGGTTCGACGCCGAAGGCGTAGAGGCCGCGGAAAGTGGGACCTATGAGGCCCCAGATGGCGGCGCTGGTGAGTGCCGCAAGAATGCCCAGCACGTACATGCAGGTGTTGCCTCCTTCATCGCGTCCGACGAGGGGACGGTTTTGAACGTCTTCTCTTGTTTCCCCTTCATGATATCGCGTACAATCCATTGTGTCCCGAACCAACAGCCATGATCATGAGAGAGCCATTGTTCCTCCCGCGACGACTTCCAAAAAAGAGGGACGGGCGCGTTTTTCCCTGGTCGCTCGTGGTACCATGTTTCCGCTCACGGAAGCGATACGATATGCGGGTGGATTCGGAACGAGGTACGGTGCGCCGTGCCGCCCGGCGCACCGGAGCGGAGTGCGCGGACGCACCCGAGGGAGAAGAGACGTATGATCGTTTTCATGCTCGTTCTCAATTTAATTCTCAACATTCTGGCGAGTGTCTTCATCAAGATCGGTATGCGCGGCGCTTCCGGCGAGGTGGGAGGCGCGGTGTTGCACATGCTGCGCACCTGGCAGATCTACGCGGCGGTGGCCTGTTTCGGCGGCGGCTTCGTTACCTACAGTCTCCTGCTGGCGAGAATGCATCTGAGCGTGGTCTACCCCCTGATGATGGGGAGCATCGCCGCGGGGCTCTCGTTCGTGGCGGTGTTCTGTTTCGGGGAGACCTTCAGTCTTGTGAAAGGCGTCGGCCTGGTGCTCGTCGTGGCGGGAGTCTGGTGTCTCACCAGATAGTCTATGCTTCGGGGATACGTGTTGTCGCCAAAGTCGGAAAAACGGGGTGACGCCTTCGCCCGCACGCGTTCCTCGCGGGAGGGATGGAAGGTGACTCTTTGCCGAAGAGGGAAGATGTCCGAGGGCGTGGCGTGCAGAAGCGCTGCTAAGGAGAAATACGGCTCCGCAGACCCGAAGGCTTTGGGTTTCGGAAGGAGGCTCGGGAGATGCGTGAACTCGCCGTCGTGATTCCCGTCTACAACGAGGCCGAACAGATCGCACGAACGGTGGCTGCCGTCGAGGCGGCCCTCGGGGGGTGTGCCGATCTGCGGTACCGTTTTCTTCTCGTGGACGACGGATCCGAAGATGGTTCGTGGCGGGCCATTTCGGAACTCGCCGATGGCAAGCCGCACCTCCGGGGTGTGCGCCTCAGCCGGAACTTCGGCAAGGAGGCGGCGCTCTGCGCCGGGCTCGATCTCGCCGAAGGCGTCTCCTGCCTCATCATGGACGCGGACCTGCAGCACCCGCCGGATGTGCTCCCCCGCATGGTCGCCCTCTGGCGGGAGGGATATGACGTGGTGGAGGGCGTGAAGATCAGTCGGGGAAAGGAGAGCCTTTCCTATCGCCTTCTGGCGGGTTCCTTCTACTGGATTCTCGAGCGCCTCTCGGGGTTTTCCTTCGAAAACGGCTCGGATTTCAAGCTCCTCGATGCCAAGGTGGTGGCTGCCTGGAAGCGGATGGGCGAGAGCCGAACCTTTTTTCGCGGCATGTCCGCGTGGCTTGGTTTCCGGCGTGCCACTGTCCCCTTTGCCGTGGGAGAGCGCGGGGCGGGGCGGAGCGGCTGGTCGGCTTTCAAGCTGATCCGGCTCGCCGTGGACGCCATCGCCTCCTTCACCTCGGCGCCGTTGCATGTCGTCACGATATTGGGCTTTTTTTTCTTCCTCTTCGCCGGAGTTCTCGGCGCGCAGACCTTGGCCAACAAGGTGCGTGGACTTGCCGTGGACGGGTTTACCACGGTGATCCTGCTCCAGTTGCTCATCGGAAGCATTCTCATGATGAGCCTGGGCATCATCGGCATCTACATCGCCAGGATCTTCGACGAGGTGAAGCACAGGCCCCGGTACGTGATCGCCGAGGCCACCGCCTCCACCGGGAAAGATTTCGGGGAACCCGACTGAGATGCTGTCCGGTTTTCTTTTTCTCTGCCTCTGTACCGCCGTGGGATTCGTCTTTCTCCGGGAAATGCTGCCCTCTCTTTGGGACGACGGCCTGAATGTCCATCGCCTCCTCCGGAGGCGGAGGTGCCGAGAAAGCGAAACCGGAATGGAAGACCGGGGAGCGGAGAGCGGCCTGTCGAAATACGAAGGCGAAACGGTTCGACGGTGGATGGTGCTCCTTCCGGCGTCATGGATTTCCGGGACGCTTTGCGTCACCTGGTTCGTCTATCTCGCCGCCTACGCCCTGCGGAGGACCACCGCGCCGCTCCTCTGGGCGAACGTGCTGGCTTTCCTGTTCTTCGGTACCTTTCTCTCCGTCTGGCTTCTGCGACGGCGGCGGCTCTTTTCCGGAGCCCACGGATGGAGCGTTGGGGACATCCTCGGAGAACTCACGGCCTCGAAACTTGAGATGGGCGTCCTCCTCGTCGCCGCCCTGGGGATGGGGTATCTGGATTTTCGCACCTGCTTCGAGAGCAGGGGAGATCTGGCTCTCGGCGTGTCCGCCTTCAGCGATCTCGTGACGCACGTGTCCATGATCCGCTCCTTTTCACTGGGAGCGAATTTCCCCACCGAGTACGTCTATTTCGCCGACGGGACCGTGCGCTATCACTTTCTTTTCCAGTTTCTCACGGGGAACCTGGAATATCTGGGCATGCCCCTCGCCCTTGCGCTGAACCTCACGAGCATCCTCGCCTTCGTCGCCATGATCGCACTTCTTTTCAGTCTTACCGTCGCTCTCTGCGGAGACCGGATTGCGGCTCTCCTCGCCTGCGTTCTCGCCTTCTTCCGAAGCTCCTGGGCCTTTTTCTCCTTTGCCGGAGAGGCGACATCTTTTTCCGACCTGTGGCATCGCATCCTCCGCGTGAGCGAGCACATC encodes:
- a CDS encoding oligopeptide/dipeptide ABC transporter ATP-binding protein, with protein sequence MATRLLEGDVPSPIDPPPGCAFFSRCPEASAHCKESSPSLKDLDGGHFVACVSR
- a CDS encoding glycosyltransferase family 2 protein; this encodes MRELAVVIPVYNEAEQIARTVAAVEAALGGCADLRYRFLLVDDGSEDGSWRAISELADGKPHLRGVRLSRNFGKEAALCAGLDLAEGVSCLIMDADLQHPPDVLPRMVALWREGYDVVEGVKISRGKESLSYRLLAGSFYWILERLSGFSFENGSDFKLLDAKVVAAWKRMGESRTFFRGMSAWLGFRRATVPFAVGERGAGRSGWSAFKLIRLAVDAIASFTSAPLHVVTILGFFFFLFAGVLGAQTLANKVRGLAVDGFTTVILLQLLIGSILMMSLGIIGIYIARIFDEVKHRPRYVIAEATASTGKDFGEPD
- a CDS encoding amidohydrolase, whose product is MPFRKNCDGSLLRKGQASSRALWLRKGRIVSPGTDLSESESLLAWGERIVAVGKDDEVARHPLANMAEQVDAAGRRVIPGIVDAHVHFAAAVEGRTAVDLSSCATLGEVVERLSRRAETLSPSAWVRGMHFDHNRFVEKRLPERRELDRISNPVLLTRLCYHAHCANTPALRAAGVLDAPDLPEGFQRDAEGALTGVVLESGADRLYRAYRAAGGDEEALLEGMARMMEEWASFGITSFNTTSAEHIGIVESLGAYQELQRRGRQLQRVVVHTNSLPPFGMQSGFGSSLLRFGGLKLFADGGFCARTGAMSFVYPGEETSGYRGLLAYGDEELYALFRDAQQRGVQIAVHCIGDRALDQILDAFERAQRTFPRPELRHRVIHCYVVRPDQRKRMRALGLAADVQPRFLADEIDIAEANLPGPVRPFSYAWRSLLDEGLLVAGSSDCPAAHPNPWLGVEAAVNRVRALERTPAGGWGPEQKLTLDEALALFTKNAAEAVGLDEAGRLEPGMLADFLLLEDDPWEMESEKLGNVRVWRTYRGGELLFDRTR
- a CDS encoding DMT family transporter, coding for MYVLGILAALTSAAIWGLIGPTFRGLYAFGVEPITVGLVRGTGAALCVAIFALVRHRDSFRELFRQLPYRIASGLFGVVGVYLLSNIGMVRIPIGFATVLFYTSPLWVIAMAALWGKESLTRIRLVALALGLGGVWFAVGGVEPGHLDLVGILCMLLSGFSYAAFILNGKYGLGRTDPFANYFATFFWGAVLMWCIAVPTGSLACLRGLPLKGWLLLAYVVAIPTLLAYGILLAALKVIPGTVASILSTAELAFAIFWSGILLGEHASLQTILGAAAIAGAVALLTLEGSDNSLDALKRFFSREKKASSLSKEP